The following proteins are encoded in a genomic region of Oncorhynchus kisutch isolate 150728-3 linkage group LG18, Okis_V2, whole genome shotgun sequence:
- the LOC109908956 gene encoding inositol polyphosphate 5-phosphatase K isoform X6 codes for MYGGWTGEIMENDDDTKEDPQSQVKNSVSMEKNSCDKDTFRLHMVTWNVATADPPDDISSLLHLNSPKAPDLYVIGFIIDMAVEDSWSHLFMSSLAPRGYLKVSSIRMQGLLLLFFSKLAHVPFIRDIQDTYSRTGISGYWGNKGGVSIRLSFYGHMLCFLNCHLAAHMQYASQRVDEFEYILDTQTFDPKKTPHILDHKLVFWFGDLNFRIQDHGMHFLRNCITSHKFNLLWSKDQLTMMKKTEALLQEFDEGPLDFQPTYKFDRFSDCYDSSGKMRKPAWTDRILWRVKPKEPPPEEEKDEDRDSGLDEKNTKNQQEEEFPLKLKQDSYTSNMEYGVSDHKPVIGIFTLELRKMYEAPLVRVCAEGEWSADFDAMVIYSPLQPFPSSAWDWIGLYKVGFRSVSDYITYTWVKDDEVSFNDELTQVYVSKDEIPALGGECVLCYYCSTLQCIVGISSPFKVHESKVAVEEGLTPENIDGLEKATAS; via the exons ATGTATGGTGGATGGA CTGGTGAGATTATGGAGAATGACGATGATACCAAGGAAGACCCCCAGTCACAAGTCAAGAACTCAGTCAGCATGGAGAAGAACAGCTGCGACAAAGACACTTTCAG gCTTCACATGGTCACGTGGAATGTTGCTACAGCTGATCCTCCAGATGACATCAGCTCCTTGCTTCACCTGAACTCCCCAAAGGCCCCAGACCTCTACGTGATTGG GTTCATCATAGACATGGCCGTTGAGGACTCCTGGAGCCATCTCTTCATGTCCAGCCTGGCACCACGAGGCTACCTGAAG GTGTCCTCCATCCGCATGCAGGGCCTCCTACTGCTGTTCTTCTCCAAACTGGCCCACGTTCCATTCATTAGAGACATCCAGGACACCTACTCTCGCACAGGCATCTCCGGCTACTGG GGAAATAAAGGCGGGGTGTCCATCCGCCTGTCTTTCTACGGCCACATGCTCTGCTTCCTCAACTGTCACCTGGCGGCACACATGCAGTACGCCTCGCAGCGCGTCGACGAGTTCGAGTACATCCTGGACACGCAGACCTTTGACCCCAAAAAGACCCCGCACATCCTCGACCACAA gctggtCTTTTggtttggggatttgaacttccgCATCCAAGATCATGGCATGCATTTTTTGCGCAACTGCATCACCAGCCATAAGTTCAACTTGCTGTGGAGCAAAGACCAG CTGACCATGATGAAGAAGACGGAGGCTCTCCTGCAGGAGTTTGACGAGGGACCTCTGGACTTTCAACCAACCTACAAATTCGACAGGTTCTCTGACTGCTATGACAGCAG TGGTAAGATGCGTAAGCCGGCCTGGACAGACCGGATCCTGTGGAGGGTGAAGCCTAAAGAGCCACccccagaggaggagaaggatgaggacAGGGACTCTGGTCTGGATGAGAAGAACACCAAGAATCAGCAGGAGGAAGAGTTCCCTCTGAAACTCAAGCAGGATTCGTACACCAGCAACATGGAGTACGGCGTCAGCGACCACAAGCCTGTCATCGGCATCTTTACCTTGGAG TTGAGGAAGATGTACGAGGCGCCGTTGGTTCGCGTGTGTGCCGAGGGTGAATGGAGCGCCGACTTTGACGCCATGGTGATCTACAGCCCCCTCCAGCCCTTCCCTTCTAGCGCCTGGGACTGGATCGGCCTCTACAAG GTGGGATTCAGGAGTGTTTCGGACTACATTACCTACACCTGGGTGAAGGATGATGAGGTATCGTTTAATGACGAGCTCACCCAG GTCTATGTGAGCAAGGATGAGATTCCAGCACTGGGAGGGGAGTGTGTGCTCTGCTATTACTGCAGTACGCTCCAATGCATTGTGGGTATTAGCTCACCCTTTAAG
- the LOC109908956 gene encoding inositol polyphosphate 5-phosphatase K isoform X4 yields MYGGWTGEIMENDDDTKEDPQSQVKNSVSMEKNSCDKDTFRLHMVTWNVATADPPDDISSLLHLNSPKAPDLYVIGFIIDMAVEDSWSHLFMSSLAPRGYLKVSSIRMQGLLLLFFSKLAHVPFIRDIQDTYSRTGISGYWGNKGGVSIRLSFYGHMLCFLNCHLAAHMQYASQRVDEFEYILDTQTFDPKKTPHILDHKLVFWFGDLNFRIQDHGMHFLRNCITSHKFNLLWSKDQLTMMKKTEALLQEFDEGPLDFQPTYKFDRFSDCYDSRSHGTWFGFHGKMRKPAWTDRILWRVKPKEPPPEEEKDEDRDSGLDEKNTKNQQEEEFPLKLKQDSYTSNMEYGVSDHKPVIGIFTLELRKMYEAPLVRVCAEGEWSADFDAMVIYSPLQPFPSSAWDWIGLYKVGFRSVSDYITYTWVKDDEVSFNDELTQVYVSKDEIPALGGECVLCYYCSTLQCIVGISSPFKVHESKVAVEEGLTPENIDGLEKATAS; encoded by the exons ATGTATGGTGGATGGA CTGGTGAGATTATGGAGAATGACGATGATACCAAGGAAGACCCCCAGTCACAAGTCAAGAACTCAGTCAGCATGGAGAAGAACAGCTGCGACAAAGACACTTTCAG gCTTCACATGGTCACGTGGAATGTTGCTACAGCTGATCCTCCAGATGACATCAGCTCCTTGCTTCACCTGAACTCCCCAAAGGCCCCAGACCTCTACGTGATTGG GTTCATCATAGACATGGCCGTTGAGGACTCCTGGAGCCATCTCTTCATGTCCAGCCTGGCACCACGAGGCTACCTGAAG GTGTCCTCCATCCGCATGCAGGGCCTCCTACTGCTGTTCTTCTCCAAACTGGCCCACGTTCCATTCATTAGAGACATCCAGGACACCTACTCTCGCACAGGCATCTCCGGCTACTGG GGAAATAAAGGCGGGGTGTCCATCCGCCTGTCTTTCTACGGCCACATGCTCTGCTTCCTCAACTGTCACCTGGCGGCACACATGCAGTACGCCTCGCAGCGCGTCGACGAGTTCGAGTACATCCTGGACACGCAGACCTTTGACCCCAAAAAGACCCCGCACATCCTCGACCACAA gctggtCTTTTggtttggggatttgaacttccgCATCCAAGATCATGGCATGCATTTTTTGCGCAACTGCATCACCAGCCATAAGTTCAACTTGCTGTGGAGCAAAGACCAG CTGACCATGATGAAGAAGACGGAGGCTCTCCTGCAGGAGTTTGACGAGGGACCTCTGGACTTTCAACCAACCTACAAATTCGACAGGTTCTCTGACTGCTATGACAGCAG GTCACACGGGACATGGTTTGGTTTCCA TGGTAAGATGCGTAAGCCGGCCTGGACAGACCGGATCCTGTGGAGGGTGAAGCCTAAAGAGCCACccccagaggaggagaaggatgaggacAGGGACTCTGGTCTGGATGAGAAGAACACCAAGAATCAGCAGGAGGAAGAGTTCCCTCTGAAACTCAAGCAGGATTCGTACACCAGCAACATGGAGTACGGCGTCAGCGACCACAAGCCTGTCATCGGCATCTTTACCTTGGAG TTGAGGAAGATGTACGAGGCGCCGTTGGTTCGCGTGTGTGCCGAGGGTGAATGGAGCGCCGACTTTGACGCCATGGTGATCTACAGCCCCCTCCAGCCCTTCCCTTCTAGCGCCTGGGACTGGATCGGCCTCTACAAG GTGGGATTCAGGAGTGTTTCGGACTACATTACCTACACCTGGGTGAAGGATGATGAGGTATCGTTTAATGACGAGCTCACCCAG GTCTATGTGAGCAAGGATGAGATTCCAGCACTGGGAGGGGAGTGTGTGCTCTGCTATTACTGCAGTACGCTCCAATGCATTGTGGGTATTAGCTCACCCTTTAAG
- the LOC109908956 gene encoding inositol polyphosphate 5-phosphatase K isoform X3, translating into MENDDDTKEDPQSQVKNSVSMEKNSCDKDTFRLHMVTWNVATADPPDDISSLLHLNSPKAPDLYVIGLQEVYSAPHRFIIDMAVEDSWSHLFMSSLAPRGYLKVSSIRMQGLLLLFFSKLAHVPFIRDIQDTYSRTGISGYWGNKGGVSIRLSFYGHMLCFLNCHLAAHMQYASQRVDEFEYILDTQTFDPKKTPHILDHKLVFWFGDLNFRIQDHGMHFLRNCITSHKFNLLWSKDQLTMMKKTEALLQEFDEGPLDFQPTYKFDRFSDCYDSRSHGTWFGFHGKMRKPAWTDRILWRVKPKEPPPEEEKDEDRDSGLDEKNTKNQQEEEFPLKLKQDSYTSNMEYGVSDHKPVIGIFTLELRKMYEAPLVRVCAEGEWSADFDAMVIYSPLQPFPSSAWDWIGLYKVGFRSVSDYITYTWVKDDEVSFNDELTQVYVSKDEIPALGGECVLCYYCSTLQCIVGISSPFKVHESKVAVEEGLTPENIDGLEKATAS; encoded by the exons ATGGAGAATGACGATGATACCAAGGAAGACCCCCAGTCACAAGTCAAGAACTCAGTCAGCATGGAGAAGAACAGCTGCGACAAAGACACTTTCAG gCTTCACATGGTCACGTGGAATGTTGCTACAGCTGATCCTCCAGATGACATCAGCTCCTTGCTTCACCTGAACTCCCCAAAGGCCCCAGACCTCTACGTGATTGG tctcCAGGAGGTGTACTCTGCTCCTCACAGGTTCATCATAGACATGGCCGTTGAGGACTCCTGGAGCCATCTCTTCATGTCCAGCCTGGCACCACGAGGCTACCTGAAG GTGTCCTCCATCCGCATGCAGGGCCTCCTACTGCTGTTCTTCTCCAAACTGGCCCACGTTCCATTCATTAGAGACATCCAGGACACCTACTCTCGCACAGGCATCTCCGGCTACTGG GGAAATAAAGGCGGGGTGTCCATCCGCCTGTCTTTCTACGGCCACATGCTCTGCTTCCTCAACTGTCACCTGGCGGCACACATGCAGTACGCCTCGCAGCGCGTCGACGAGTTCGAGTACATCCTGGACACGCAGACCTTTGACCCCAAAAAGACCCCGCACATCCTCGACCACAA gctggtCTTTTggtttggggatttgaacttccgCATCCAAGATCATGGCATGCATTTTTTGCGCAACTGCATCACCAGCCATAAGTTCAACTTGCTGTGGAGCAAAGACCAG CTGACCATGATGAAGAAGACGGAGGCTCTCCTGCAGGAGTTTGACGAGGGACCTCTGGACTTTCAACCAACCTACAAATTCGACAGGTTCTCTGACTGCTATGACAGCAG GTCACACGGGACATGGTTTGGTTTCCA TGGTAAGATGCGTAAGCCGGCCTGGACAGACCGGATCCTGTGGAGGGTGAAGCCTAAAGAGCCACccccagaggaggagaaggatgaggacAGGGACTCTGGTCTGGATGAGAAGAACACCAAGAATCAGCAGGAGGAAGAGTTCCCTCTGAAACTCAAGCAGGATTCGTACACCAGCAACATGGAGTACGGCGTCAGCGACCACAAGCCTGTCATCGGCATCTTTACCTTGGAG TTGAGGAAGATGTACGAGGCGCCGTTGGTTCGCGTGTGTGCCGAGGGTGAATGGAGCGCCGACTTTGACGCCATGGTGATCTACAGCCCCCTCCAGCCCTTCCCTTCTAGCGCCTGGGACTGGATCGGCCTCTACAAG GTGGGATTCAGGAGTGTTTCGGACTACATTACCTACACCTGGGTGAAGGATGATGAGGTATCGTTTAATGACGAGCTCACCCAG GTCTATGTGAGCAAGGATGAGATTCCAGCACTGGGAGGGGAGTGTGTGCTCTGCTATTACTGCAGTACGCTCCAATGCATTGTGGGTATTAGCTCACCCTTTAAG
- the LOC109908956 gene encoding inositol polyphosphate 5-phosphatase K isoform X2: protein MYGGWTGEIMENDDDTKEDPQSQVKNSVSMEKNSCDKDTFRLHMVTWNVATADPPDDISSLLHLNSPKAPDLYVIGLQEVYSAPHRFIIDMAVEDSWSHLFMSSLAPRGYLKVSSIRMQGLLLLFFSKLAHVPFIRDIQDTYSRTGISGYWGNKGGVSIRLSFYGHMLCFLNCHLAAHMQYASQRVDEFEYILDTQTFDPKKTPHILDHKLVFWFGDLNFRIQDHGMHFLRNCITSHKFNLLWSKDQLTMMKKTEALLQEFDEGPLDFQPTYKFDRFSDCYDSSGKMRKPAWTDRILWRVKPKEPPPEEEKDEDRDSGLDEKNTKNQQEEEFPLKLKQDSYTSNMEYGVSDHKPVIGIFTLELRKMYEAPLVRVCAEGEWSADFDAMVIYSPLQPFPSSAWDWIGLYKVGFRSVSDYITYTWVKDDEVSFNDELTQVYVSKDEIPALGGECVLCYYCSTLQCIVGISSPFKVHESKVAVEEGLTPENIDGLEKATAS from the exons ATGTATGGTGGATGGA CTGGTGAGATTATGGAGAATGACGATGATACCAAGGAAGACCCCCAGTCACAAGTCAAGAACTCAGTCAGCATGGAGAAGAACAGCTGCGACAAAGACACTTTCAG gCTTCACATGGTCACGTGGAATGTTGCTACAGCTGATCCTCCAGATGACATCAGCTCCTTGCTTCACCTGAACTCCCCAAAGGCCCCAGACCTCTACGTGATTGG tctcCAGGAGGTGTACTCTGCTCCTCACAGGTTCATCATAGACATGGCCGTTGAGGACTCCTGGAGCCATCTCTTCATGTCCAGCCTGGCACCACGAGGCTACCTGAAG GTGTCCTCCATCCGCATGCAGGGCCTCCTACTGCTGTTCTTCTCCAAACTGGCCCACGTTCCATTCATTAGAGACATCCAGGACACCTACTCTCGCACAGGCATCTCCGGCTACTGG GGAAATAAAGGCGGGGTGTCCATCCGCCTGTCTTTCTACGGCCACATGCTCTGCTTCCTCAACTGTCACCTGGCGGCACACATGCAGTACGCCTCGCAGCGCGTCGACGAGTTCGAGTACATCCTGGACACGCAGACCTTTGACCCCAAAAAGACCCCGCACATCCTCGACCACAA gctggtCTTTTggtttggggatttgaacttccgCATCCAAGATCATGGCATGCATTTTTTGCGCAACTGCATCACCAGCCATAAGTTCAACTTGCTGTGGAGCAAAGACCAG CTGACCATGATGAAGAAGACGGAGGCTCTCCTGCAGGAGTTTGACGAGGGACCTCTGGACTTTCAACCAACCTACAAATTCGACAGGTTCTCTGACTGCTATGACAGCAG TGGTAAGATGCGTAAGCCGGCCTGGACAGACCGGATCCTGTGGAGGGTGAAGCCTAAAGAGCCACccccagaggaggagaaggatgaggacAGGGACTCTGGTCTGGATGAGAAGAACACCAAGAATCAGCAGGAGGAAGAGTTCCCTCTGAAACTCAAGCAGGATTCGTACACCAGCAACATGGAGTACGGCGTCAGCGACCACAAGCCTGTCATCGGCATCTTTACCTTGGAG TTGAGGAAGATGTACGAGGCGCCGTTGGTTCGCGTGTGTGCCGAGGGTGAATGGAGCGCCGACTTTGACGCCATGGTGATCTACAGCCCCCTCCAGCCCTTCCCTTCTAGCGCCTGGGACTGGATCGGCCTCTACAAG GTGGGATTCAGGAGTGTTTCGGACTACATTACCTACACCTGGGTGAAGGATGATGAGGTATCGTTTAATGACGAGCTCACCCAG GTCTATGTGAGCAAGGATGAGATTCCAGCACTGGGAGGGGAGTGTGTGCTCTGCTATTACTGCAGTACGCTCCAATGCATTGTGGGTATTAGCTCACCCTTTAAG
- the LOC109908956 gene encoding inositol polyphosphate 5-phosphatase K isoform X1 — translation MYGGWTGEIMENDDDTKEDPQSQVKNSVSMEKNSCDKDTFRLHMVTWNVATADPPDDISSLLHLNSPKAPDLYVIGLQEVYSAPHRFIIDMAVEDSWSHLFMSSLAPRGYLKVSSIRMQGLLLLFFSKLAHVPFIRDIQDTYSRTGISGYWGNKGGVSIRLSFYGHMLCFLNCHLAAHMQYASQRVDEFEYILDTQTFDPKKTPHILDHKLVFWFGDLNFRIQDHGMHFLRNCITSHKFNLLWSKDQLTMMKKTEALLQEFDEGPLDFQPTYKFDRFSDCYDSRSHGTWFGFHGKMRKPAWTDRILWRVKPKEPPPEEEKDEDRDSGLDEKNTKNQQEEEFPLKLKQDSYTSNMEYGVSDHKPVIGIFTLELRKMYEAPLVRVCAEGEWSADFDAMVIYSPLQPFPSSAWDWIGLYKVGFRSVSDYITYTWVKDDEVSFNDELTQVYVSKDEIPALGGECVLCYYCSTLQCIVGISSPFKVHESKVAVEEGLTPENIDGLEKATAS, via the exons ATGTATGGTGGATGGA CTGGTGAGATTATGGAGAATGACGATGATACCAAGGAAGACCCCCAGTCACAAGTCAAGAACTCAGTCAGCATGGAGAAGAACAGCTGCGACAAAGACACTTTCAG gCTTCACATGGTCACGTGGAATGTTGCTACAGCTGATCCTCCAGATGACATCAGCTCCTTGCTTCACCTGAACTCCCCAAAGGCCCCAGACCTCTACGTGATTGG tctcCAGGAGGTGTACTCTGCTCCTCACAGGTTCATCATAGACATGGCCGTTGAGGACTCCTGGAGCCATCTCTTCATGTCCAGCCTGGCACCACGAGGCTACCTGAAG GTGTCCTCCATCCGCATGCAGGGCCTCCTACTGCTGTTCTTCTCCAAACTGGCCCACGTTCCATTCATTAGAGACATCCAGGACACCTACTCTCGCACAGGCATCTCCGGCTACTGG GGAAATAAAGGCGGGGTGTCCATCCGCCTGTCTTTCTACGGCCACATGCTCTGCTTCCTCAACTGTCACCTGGCGGCACACATGCAGTACGCCTCGCAGCGCGTCGACGAGTTCGAGTACATCCTGGACACGCAGACCTTTGACCCCAAAAAGACCCCGCACATCCTCGACCACAA gctggtCTTTTggtttggggatttgaacttccgCATCCAAGATCATGGCATGCATTTTTTGCGCAACTGCATCACCAGCCATAAGTTCAACTTGCTGTGGAGCAAAGACCAG CTGACCATGATGAAGAAGACGGAGGCTCTCCTGCAGGAGTTTGACGAGGGACCTCTGGACTTTCAACCAACCTACAAATTCGACAGGTTCTCTGACTGCTATGACAGCAG GTCACACGGGACATGGTTTGGTTTCCA TGGTAAGATGCGTAAGCCGGCCTGGACAGACCGGATCCTGTGGAGGGTGAAGCCTAAAGAGCCACccccagaggaggagaaggatgaggacAGGGACTCTGGTCTGGATGAGAAGAACACCAAGAATCAGCAGGAGGAAGAGTTCCCTCTGAAACTCAAGCAGGATTCGTACACCAGCAACATGGAGTACGGCGTCAGCGACCACAAGCCTGTCATCGGCATCTTTACCTTGGAG TTGAGGAAGATGTACGAGGCGCCGTTGGTTCGCGTGTGTGCCGAGGGTGAATGGAGCGCCGACTTTGACGCCATGGTGATCTACAGCCCCCTCCAGCCCTTCCCTTCTAGCGCCTGGGACTGGATCGGCCTCTACAAG GTGGGATTCAGGAGTGTTTCGGACTACATTACCTACACCTGGGTGAAGGATGATGAGGTATCGTTTAATGACGAGCTCACCCAG GTCTATGTGAGCAAGGATGAGATTCCAGCACTGGGAGGGGAGTGTGTGCTCTGCTATTACTGCAGTACGCTCCAATGCATTGTGGGTATTAGCTCACCCTTTAAG
- the LOC109908956 gene encoding inositol polyphosphate 5-phosphatase K isoform X7: MENDDDTKEDPQSQVKNSVSMEKNSCDKDTFRLHMVTWNVATADPPDDISSLLHLNSPKAPDLYVIGFIIDMAVEDSWSHLFMSSLAPRGYLKVSSIRMQGLLLLFFSKLAHVPFIRDIQDTYSRTGISGYWGNKGGVSIRLSFYGHMLCFLNCHLAAHMQYASQRVDEFEYILDTQTFDPKKTPHILDHKLVFWFGDLNFRIQDHGMHFLRNCITSHKFNLLWSKDQLTMMKKTEALLQEFDEGPLDFQPTYKFDRFSDCYDSSGKMRKPAWTDRILWRVKPKEPPPEEEKDEDRDSGLDEKNTKNQQEEEFPLKLKQDSYTSNMEYGVSDHKPVIGIFTLELRKMYEAPLVRVCAEGEWSADFDAMVIYSPLQPFPSSAWDWIGLYKVGFRSVSDYITYTWVKDDEVSFNDELTQVYVSKDEIPALGGECVLCYYCSTLQCIVGISSPFKVHESKVAVEEGLTPENIDGLEKATAS, encoded by the exons ATGGAGAATGACGATGATACCAAGGAAGACCCCCAGTCACAAGTCAAGAACTCAGTCAGCATGGAGAAGAACAGCTGCGACAAAGACACTTTCAG gCTTCACATGGTCACGTGGAATGTTGCTACAGCTGATCCTCCAGATGACATCAGCTCCTTGCTTCACCTGAACTCCCCAAAGGCCCCAGACCTCTACGTGATTGG GTTCATCATAGACATGGCCGTTGAGGACTCCTGGAGCCATCTCTTCATGTCCAGCCTGGCACCACGAGGCTACCTGAAG GTGTCCTCCATCCGCATGCAGGGCCTCCTACTGCTGTTCTTCTCCAAACTGGCCCACGTTCCATTCATTAGAGACATCCAGGACACCTACTCTCGCACAGGCATCTCCGGCTACTGG GGAAATAAAGGCGGGGTGTCCATCCGCCTGTCTTTCTACGGCCACATGCTCTGCTTCCTCAACTGTCACCTGGCGGCACACATGCAGTACGCCTCGCAGCGCGTCGACGAGTTCGAGTACATCCTGGACACGCAGACCTTTGACCCCAAAAAGACCCCGCACATCCTCGACCACAA gctggtCTTTTggtttggggatttgaacttccgCATCCAAGATCATGGCATGCATTTTTTGCGCAACTGCATCACCAGCCATAAGTTCAACTTGCTGTGGAGCAAAGACCAG CTGACCATGATGAAGAAGACGGAGGCTCTCCTGCAGGAGTTTGACGAGGGACCTCTGGACTTTCAACCAACCTACAAATTCGACAGGTTCTCTGACTGCTATGACAGCAG TGGTAAGATGCGTAAGCCGGCCTGGACAGACCGGATCCTGTGGAGGGTGAAGCCTAAAGAGCCACccccagaggaggagaaggatgaggacAGGGACTCTGGTCTGGATGAGAAGAACACCAAGAATCAGCAGGAGGAAGAGTTCCCTCTGAAACTCAAGCAGGATTCGTACACCAGCAACATGGAGTACGGCGTCAGCGACCACAAGCCTGTCATCGGCATCTTTACCTTGGAG TTGAGGAAGATGTACGAGGCGCCGTTGGTTCGCGTGTGTGCCGAGGGTGAATGGAGCGCCGACTTTGACGCCATGGTGATCTACAGCCCCCTCCAGCCCTTCCCTTCTAGCGCCTGGGACTGGATCGGCCTCTACAAG GTGGGATTCAGGAGTGTTTCGGACTACATTACCTACACCTGGGTGAAGGATGATGAGGTATCGTTTAATGACGAGCTCACCCAG GTCTATGTGAGCAAGGATGAGATTCCAGCACTGGGAGGGGAGTGTGTGCTCTGCTATTACTGCAGTACGCTCCAATGCATTGTGGGTATTAGCTCACCCTTTAAG
- the LOC109908956 gene encoding inositol polyphosphate 5-phosphatase K isoform X5, with product MENDDDTKEDPQSQVKNSVSMEKNSCDKDTFRLHMVTWNVATADPPDDISSLLHLNSPKAPDLYVIGLQEVYSAPHRFIIDMAVEDSWSHLFMSSLAPRGYLKVSSIRMQGLLLLFFSKLAHVPFIRDIQDTYSRTGISGYWGNKGGVSIRLSFYGHMLCFLNCHLAAHMQYASQRVDEFEYILDTQTFDPKKTPHILDHKLVFWFGDLNFRIQDHGMHFLRNCITSHKFNLLWSKDQLTMMKKTEALLQEFDEGPLDFQPTYKFDRFSDCYDSSGKMRKPAWTDRILWRVKPKEPPPEEEKDEDRDSGLDEKNTKNQQEEEFPLKLKQDSYTSNMEYGVSDHKPVIGIFTLELRKMYEAPLVRVCAEGEWSADFDAMVIYSPLQPFPSSAWDWIGLYKVGFRSVSDYITYTWVKDDEVSFNDELTQVYVSKDEIPALGGECVLCYYCSTLQCIVGISSPFKVHESKVAVEEGLTPENIDGLEKATAS from the exons ATGGAGAATGACGATGATACCAAGGAAGACCCCCAGTCACAAGTCAAGAACTCAGTCAGCATGGAGAAGAACAGCTGCGACAAAGACACTTTCAG gCTTCACATGGTCACGTGGAATGTTGCTACAGCTGATCCTCCAGATGACATCAGCTCCTTGCTTCACCTGAACTCCCCAAAGGCCCCAGACCTCTACGTGATTGG tctcCAGGAGGTGTACTCTGCTCCTCACAGGTTCATCATAGACATGGCCGTTGAGGACTCCTGGAGCCATCTCTTCATGTCCAGCCTGGCACCACGAGGCTACCTGAAG GTGTCCTCCATCCGCATGCAGGGCCTCCTACTGCTGTTCTTCTCCAAACTGGCCCACGTTCCATTCATTAGAGACATCCAGGACACCTACTCTCGCACAGGCATCTCCGGCTACTGG GGAAATAAAGGCGGGGTGTCCATCCGCCTGTCTTTCTACGGCCACATGCTCTGCTTCCTCAACTGTCACCTGGCGGCACACATGCAGTACGCCTCGCAGCGCGTCGACGAGTTCGAGTACATCCTGGACACGCAGACCTTTGACCCCAAAAAGACCCCGCACATCCTCGACCACAA gctggtCTTTTggtttggggatttgaacttccgCATCCAAGATCATGGCATGCATTTTTTGCGCAACTGCATCACCAGCCATAAGTTCAACTTGCTGTGGAGCAAAGACCAG CTGACCATGATGAAGAAGACGGAGGCTCTCCTGCAGGAGTTTGACGAGGGACCTCTGGACTTTCAACCAACCTACAAATTCGACAGGTTCTCTGACTGCTATGACAGCAG TGGTAAGATGCGTAAGCCGGCCTGGACAGACCGGATCCTGTGGAGGGTGAAGCCTAAAGAGCCACccccagaggaggagaaggatgaggacAGGGACTCTGGTCTGGATGAGAAGAACACCAAGAATCAGCAGGAGGAAGAGTTCCCTCTGAAACTCAAGCAGGATTCGTACACCAGCAACATGGAGTACGGCGTCAGCGACCACAAGCCTGTCATCGGCATCTTTACCTTGGAG TTGAGGAAGATGTACGAGGCGCCGTTGGTTCGCGTGTGTGCCGAGGGTGAATGGAGCGCCGACTTTGACGCCATGGTGATCTACAGCCCCCTCCAGCCCTTCCCTTCTAGCGCCTGGGACTGGATCGGCCTCTACAAG GTGGGATTCAGGAGTGTTTCGGACTACATTACCTACACCTGGGTGAAGGATGATGAGGTATCGTTTAATGACGAGCTCACCCAG GTCTATGTGAGCAAGGATGAGATTCCAGCACTGGGAGGGGAGTGTGTGCTCTGCTATTACTGCAGTACGCTCCAATGCATTGTGGGTATTAGCTCACCCTTTAAG